A single window of Aspergillus puulaauensis MK2 DNA, chromosome 5, nearly complete sequence DNA harbors:
- a CDS encoding NAD-dependent epimerase/dehydratase family protein (COG:S;~EggNog:ENOG410PJW4;~InterPro:IPR036291,IPR016040;~PFAM:PF01370) — translation MSSKILLAGATGYVGGTVLSTLLNTQDAAIKNASISVLVRNTQQAQVLEEKGISTVQVGDYTDTTAIAELASGYDVIVNGASGFELGLATALIEGLAQRKKKLGVEVHYIHTSGTTNIADSPLLDLYPGYKADPISDSSPAQLTSELRRLDAASPYIQRSVDLAVMDKGKATGVKTHSICLPMLFGVGTGLFRTVSGQIPILVRGAIQARQAWLVGDGSALKGYVHIKDAARVYEIAVSRVLRGLSVPYGEEGVMFVGDREYTWNEVGEKIASVGKALGVLDTDKVKYVSMEEGGRLLGMDDMQYVEAAYVSSARATADIARGLGWKPVYSDAFDEYFGDVWNIVLEEAK, via the exons ATGAGTTCCAAAATTCTTCTGGCAGGCGCCACAGGCTACGT AGGAGGAACTGTCCTGAGTACACTGTTAAACACCCAAGATGCTGCAATAAAGAATGCATCGATATCCGTGCTCGTCCGGAATACCCAACAAGCACAGGTCCTAGAAGAAAAAGGCATCTCCACAGTCCAAGTCGGCGACTACACCGACACGACTGCCATTGCGGAGCTAGCCAGCGGTTATGATG TGATCGTTAACGGCGCCTCTGGATTTGAACTCGGTCTCGCAACGGCATTGATTGAGGGCCTAGCACAGcgaaagaagaagctcggcgTTGAGGTTCATTATATCCAT ACATCAGGAACAACAAACATCGCCGATAGCCCGCTACTGGATCTCTATCCGGGGTATAAGGCAGACCCGATATCCGACTCATCACCGGCCCAGCTCACCTCAGAACTCCGAAGACTAGACGCCGCATCGCCGTATATCCAGCGCAGTGTTGATCTCGCTGTGATGGACAAAGGGAAAGCCACCGGCGTAAAAACACATAGTATCTGTCTCCCCATGCTGTTTGGCGTGGGGACAGGTCTGTTTCGGACAGTGTCGGGCCAGATCCCGATCCTGGTCCGTGGGGCTATTCAGGCTCGGCAGGCGTGgcttgttggggatgggTCTGCTTTGAAGGGGTATGTGCATATAAAGGATGCGGCGAGGGTTTATGAAATTGCTGTGAGTAGGGTACTTCGTGGGTTGTCCGTGCCGtatggcgaggagggtgttATGTTTGTTGGAGACCGTGAGTATACTTGGAATGAAGTTGGGGAGAAGATTGCGAGTGTTGGAAAGGCGCTGGGTGTTCTCGATACAGACAAGGTCAAGTACGTGAGtatggaggagggggggCGTCTGTTGGGGATGGATGATATGCAGTACGTGGAGGCTGCGTATGTGTCGAG TGCGAGGGCAACTGCAGATATTGCCAGGGGCCTGGGCTGGAAGCCGGTGTATTCCGATGCATTTGACGAGTATTTCGGCGATGTGTGGAATATTGTCCTTGAAGAAGCCAAATAG
- a CDS encoding RidA family protein (COG:J;~EggNog:ENOG410PR68;~InterPro:IPR006175,IPR035959;~PFAM:PF01042) — protein sequence MSHLQYFNYKGVGERNRQNFKYSQAVRIGDRIECAGQGGWDRETGSFYKEINAQIDQAFANVEHNLRDAGGEGWNQVFRVNSYHVPINDEALAAMVRNFRKYCPDHEPIWTCVGVTRLGEDDMRVEIEVVAHVPN from the exons ATGTCCCACCTCCAATACTTCAACTACAAAGGCGTCGGCGAACGCAACCGCCAGAACTTCAAATACAGCCAGGCCGTCCGCATCGGCGACCGCATCGAGTGCGCCGGACAAG GCGGCTGGGACCGCGAAACCGGCTCATTCTACAAAGAAATCAACGCGCAGATCGACCAGGCCTTCGCGAACGTCGAGCACAACCTGCGCGACGCCGGCGGCGAGGGCTGGAACCAGGTCTTCCGCGTGAACTCGTACCATGTGCCCATTAACGACGAGGCGctggcggcgatggtgagGAATTTTCGGAAGTATTGTCCGGACCATGAGCCGATTTGGACTTGTGTTGGGGTTACGCGGTTGGGGGAGGATGATATGAGGGTAGAGATTGAGGTTGTGGCGCATGTGCCGAATTAG
- a CDS encoding uncharacterized protein (COG:G;~EggNog:ENOG410PJKB;~InterPro:IPR020846,IPR011701,IPR036259;~PFAM:PF07690;~TransMembrane:12 (i55-72o96-118i125-143o155-173i185-206o218-241i295-314o334-351i358-377o383-406i418-439o451-472i);~go_function: GO:0022857 - transmembrane transporter activity [Evidence IEA];~go_process: GO:0055085 - transmembrane transport [Evidence IEA]) — MSYEKERHQHMERVSTDNGHDLDEKHAAANVVEAQQVASQWVENTIEEKKLKRKLDWRILPCCWVLYLLGYLDRANIGNAKTGGLEDEFGLSSSQYSIIVLVFFVSYLVFEVPANMILTRVRPSVFLPGLALVWGTFAALMGATHNWGQLAGMRFLLGFAEAGFAPGCAFFLSSWYRRYELATRYALLYTSVPLAGAISGLLAGVITDHMDGVSGLPGWRWLFILEGLGSIVAAIIIYFLMPDYPSTSKRFLNEEERMLACNRLAVDGIALTQGSGAEHIPHWEAFKMTCRDWRVWAQCFLFVLVTGAQTMQYFIPTLVESFGWTGPDGQYHTIPAYMAALVYVVVCCYLADRYKAKWQFICGLSGVGCILFIAVATTSDRTAQYVLTIFAFGTIYGCSPLVKTWVSDVIPQPAAKRAIAIALINAIGNASSIYSSWLWPDEDAPRYIAGFATTTSWLGVLCICAAVFAYFFHKWPVIRADHAVVMAGELRARREKVTV; from the exons ATGTCTTacgagaaagagagacatCAACATATGGAGCGCGTCTCTACCGACAACGGACATGACCTGGACGAGAAACATGCTGCCGCTAATGTAGTCGAAGCGCAGCAGGTCGCCTCCCAATGGGTTGAGAATACCatcgaggaaaagaaacttAAGCGCAAGCTTGACTGGCGCATCCTGCCGTGCTGCTGGGTACTGTATCTACTGGGGTATCTTGACCGGGCTAATATTGG AAATGCCAAAACTGGCGGCCTGGAGGATGAATTTGGTCTTTCCTCGTCGCAATACTCTATCATTGTGCTCGTCTTTTTCGTCTCGTACCTTGTCTTCGAGGTCCCGGCCAATATGATCTTGACCCGTGTACGACCGAGTGTGTTTCTTCCTGGATTGGCTCTTGTCTGGGGGACGTTTGCTGCGCTGATGGGCGCCACGCATAACTGGGGTCAATTGGCCGGTATGCGGTTTCTACTTGGGTTTGCGGAG gCTGGCTTTGCCCCTGGGTGTGCGTTCTTCCTGTCGTCGTGGTATCGGCGGTATGAGCTTGCGACGAGATATGCTCTTCTGTATACATCTGTCCCACTAGCTGGGGCCATATCTGGCCTTCTTGCAGGTGTCATCACCGACCATATGGACGGCGTCTCAGGATTAccaggctggagatggctctTC ATCCTCGAAGGTCTCGGCTCCATCGTCGCCGCAATAATCATCTACTTCCTCATGCCGGACTACCCATCAACCAGCAAACGCTTCCTAaacgaggaggagagaatgcTGGCGTGCAACAGACTCGCCGTCGACGGTATCGCCCTAACCCAAGGCAGCGGCGCTGAGCATATCCCGCACTGGGAGGCATTCAAGATGACCTGCCGCGACTGGAGGGTGTGGGCGCAGTGCTTCCTCTTTGTGCTTGTCACCGGTGCCCAGACGATGCAGTACTTCATTCCAACGCTTGTTGAGAGTTTCGGCTGGACGGGGCCTGATGGGCAGT ACCATACAATCCCAGCATACATGGCCGCCCTCGTTTACgtcgtcgtctgctgctACCTCGCCGACAGATACAAAGCCAAATGGCAATTCATCTGTGGGTTATCCGGCGTGGGctgcatcctcttcatcgccgtcgccacCACAAGCGACAGAACAGCGCAGTACGTGCTCACCATCTTTGCCTTCGGCACTATCTACGGCTGCTCCCCGCTGGTGAAAACATGGGTTTCCGATGTGATCCCGCAGCCGGCAGCGAAGCGCGCGATTGCGATTGCGCTGATCAATGCGATTGGAAATGCGAGCTCGATTTATTCGTCGTGGTTGTGGCCGGATGAGGATGCGCCGCGGTATATTGCGGGCTttgcgacgacgacgagctgGTTGGGTGTTCTTTGTATCTGTGCGGCGGTGTTTGCGTATTTCTTCCATAAGTGGCCTGTTATTAGGGCTGATCATGCGGTTGTTATGGCGGGGGAGTTGAGGGCTAGGAGGGAGAAAGTGACGGTATAA